A DNA window from Lagenorhynchus albirostris chromosome 5, mLagAlb1.1, whole genome shotgun sequence contains the following coding sequences:
- the LOC132520570 gene encoding Bardet-Biedl syndrome 12 protein-like, producing MVMACRVINKRRHVGLQQLSSFAETGRTFLGPVKSPKFIIGEECHESVLISSTVRLLESLDLTSAVGQLLREAVQAQNNTYRTGTSTLLFLVGAWSSAAEECLHLGVPISLIVSVMSEGLNSCIEEVVSLQVPVHNVFDRMVNTKTFSGPETFSVGVCPFLHIPSGTGLIQKERDLKDVASQSLAIYSLSGRPVKSPQLFRSQDKVEADENTSQTPQTLKNSLLADTRCRKSVLTHSRHFSRTGNNQWISKPDGVLEQLSAATPKTYRCDDLVELEAGLSHGGHSSMKLVDEAVRLQYQNAGMQQGSCTVPFLFDISRIFTCCLPGFPETFSCVCPGYITVVSISSAALIKELQNQPIRVVLVEGDLTENYRHLGFNKSASIKTVSESLKFQQDGSEELWTDHVLQVLIKFNVNLVLAQGNVSERLIEKCTDSKRLVIGSMNGNVMQAFAEASGAAQVTYITQVNENCVGSGVCVTTWRSIPFDAADEINRMAIMLKTEGINLVTVVLTSPVTAQVQTKEDTFWTCAYRLYHALKEQKVFLGGGAVEFLCLSHLQILAEQSVNKGNQGCSGWLHNTSSWLASSVPQYRPTVLKLLANGWRRYLSTLLCNTASYSSEFEAGTFIQHHLQNATDSGSPSSYVLNEYSKLNSGILNSDISDKLEQIPRVYDVVTPKTEAWRRALDLVLLVLQTDSEIITGLEQTQINSQESEGFLFL from the coding sequence ATGGTGATGGCTTGCAGGGTCATAAACAAAAGAAGGCACGTGGGACTTCAACAGCTTTCATCGTTTGCAGAAACAGGAAGAACTTTCCTAGGCCCAGTAAAATCACCCAAATTTATTATAGGTGAAGAGTGTCATGAAAGTGTGTTAATCAGTTCAACAGTAAGGCTTCTTGAAAGTTTGGATTTAACCAGTGCAGTGGGACAACTTCTCAGAGAAGCAGTTCAAGCACAAAATAACACATACAGAACTGGAACCAGtactcttttgtttcttgttGGTGCATGGAGCAGTGCTGCTGAAGAATGTCTTCATTTGGGTGTCCCCATTTCATTAATAGTGTCTGTAATGTCAGAAGGCTTGAATTCATGCATTGAAGAGGTAGTTTCCCTTCAAGTACCTGTCCACAATGTATTTGACCGTATGGTTAACACAAAGACATTTTCTGGACCTGAAACATTTAGTGTCGGCGtatgcccttttctccacatcccttcAGGTACTGGTTTGATACAGAAAGAGCGTGATCTCAAAGATGTTGCCTCTCAGTCACTGGCCATTTACAGTCTTTCTGGGAGACCTGTTAAATCACCTCAACTCTTTAGGTCTCAGGATAAGGTTGAAGCAGATGAAAACACATCACAAACTCCTCAAACTCTGAAAAACAGTCTGCTTGCAGACACCCGCTGCAGAAAGTCAGTACTAACCCACAGTAGACATTTTAGTAGGACAGGTAATAATCAATGGATAAGCAAACCAGACGGAGTTCTAGAACAACTTAGTGCAGCTACTCCCAAGACTTACAGATGTGATGATTTGGTGGAGTTGGAGGCGGGTTTGAGTCACGGAGGTCACAGCAGCATGAAGTTAGTAGACGAAGCAGTACGGCTACAATATCAGAACGCAGGTATGCAACAAGGCAGCTGTACAGTGCCATTTCTTTTTGACATTTCAAGAATCTTCACTTGCTGCTTACCAGGCTTCCCTGAAACTTTTTCTTGTGTCTGTCCAGGATATATCACTGTTGTATCAATATCTAGTGCTGCTCTGATCAAGGAATTGCAGAATCAGCCTATTCGGGTTGTTCTTGTTGAAGGTGATCTCACAGAGAATTATCGCCACCTGGGATTTAATAAGTCTGCAAGTATTAAAACAGTATCAGAAAGCTTGAAGTTTCAACAAGATGGCTCAGAAGAACTGTGGACAGATCATGTGTTACAGGTATTAATCAAGTTCAATGTGAACCTTGTCCTGGCACAAGGAAATGTGTCTGAACGCTTAATTGAAAAATGCACAGACAGCAAGAGGTTGGTAATTGGATCAATGAATGGCAATGTAATGCAGGCTTTTGCAGAGGCTTCAGGAGCAGCGCAGGTGACCTACATTACACAAGTGAACGAGAACTGCGTGGGCAGTGGGGTCTGTGTGACCACCTGGAGAAGCATTCCCTTTGATGCTGCAGATGAGATCAACAGAATGGCAATCATGTTAAAAACAGAAGGAATTAATTTGGTTACAGTAGTGCTGACTAGTCCAGTCACTGCCCAGGTGCAAACCAAAGAAGATACCTTCTGGACGTGTGCCTATCGTCTGTATCATGCTCTAAAAGAGCAAAAGGTCTTCCTTGGGGGTGGCGCAGTTGAATTTTTGTGTCTTAGCCATCTTCAGATTCTTGCGGAGCAGTCTGTGAATAAAGGAAACCAAGGCTGTTCAGGATGGCTTCATAATACTTCCTCTTGGCTGGCCTCATCTGTGCCACAGTACAGACCGACTGTGCTTAAACTCCTGGCAAATGGATGGCGCAGATACCTTTCAACTCTCCTGTGTAACACTGCCAGTTACTCATCAGAATTTGAAGCCGGCACATTCATTCAACATCATCTACAAAATGCTACAGACTCTGGCTCTCCTTCATCTTACGTCTTGAATGAATATAGTAAACTAAATAGTGGGATTTTAAATTCAGACATTTCAGATAAACTGGAACAGATTCCAAGAGTTTATGACGTTGTTACACCAAAGACTGAGGCATGGCGCCGAGCTTTGGATTTAGTACTGTTAGTTCTTCAGACAGACAGTGAAATTATCACTGGACTTGAACAAACGCAGATAAATTCGCAGGAATCAGagggctttttatttttgtag